The following are encoded together in the Spiroplasma apis B31 genome:
- a CDS encoding MMB_0454 family protein, with protein sequence MYIVMERNTRGNLEIDEKILKKIIEYVVTNNVNTPVKVEARVNLHYDNILFILVKIYTDSIDKLSTSEKKLSSLIFDSMDKTLSIRPKNVAFAYIKR encoded by the coding sequence ATGTATATTGTAATGGAAAGAAATACAAGAGGAAATCTTGAAATAGATGAAAAAATACTTAAAAAAATTATTGAGTATGTTGTAACGAATAATGTAAACACTCCAGTTAAAGTAGAAGCTCGTGTTAACTTGCATTACGATAATATATTGTTCATTTTAGTAAAAATTTACACAGACTCAATTGACAAATTATCAACAAGTGAGAAAAAGTTAAGCTCCCTAATATTTGACTCAATGGATAAAACTTTATCAATAAGACCTAAAAACGTGGCTTTTGCCTATATAAAACGTTAA